Within the Bacteroidota bacterium genome, the region ATCTTCGTGGTAGCCGAAGTCGCCGAGAGTGAATAGGTGAGCCCGCCATCAATTGAGAAAATCAACCTGTAGTCCCGCGCGAGGAAAAGCCGGTTGCTTCCGTAACTGAAAACAGCTACTATGGGCGAGCCTGAATATGGCAGGAAGTGGCCGTTCCAGGAAACACCACCATTGGAAGTGCTGTACACCCCGCCGTGTTGGTACAGGATGTAACCCCTGTTCTGATCCGTAAAAACCACTTTGCTTATGTCTCCGGTACCTATGGTCGCTACTCTCCAGTTAGCCGCGTTGTCCTCACTTTTTGCGTAAAATCCATTCTCTCCCGCAACTATCAGGGTGGAAGCGGAAAGAGTTGATACGAAGTTCAGCTTCAAACCCGGGTATCCGGAAAGTGAAATATCGCTCCATGTCTGCCCCCGGTCGCTCGAGGTCATCAGCATGCCGCCGTGGCCACAGATATAAGCAACTCCAGTTCGCGAGATGTGCAGGTTGGTGATCCCTCTGTTACCCTGAATAGCGACGCGCGTGAGCGTCAATCCGCCATCCGCCGAGCGATATATCTCACCATTGCTCGCCAAAACCAGACCCGTCGTAACATCGAAAAAGTCAACCGCGATGAATGACTTTATCTCATTGAATTTTAATGCATCCGTTAATTGTGGACGGGAATCCGTAAACAACAACACTAACAATATGGCAATTTTTTTCATCTCAGTACCCTTACTTCATTAAAATCATTTTATGGGCTAATGCAACTCCTCTGCCCCTCAGGCGGTACAGGTAGATACCACTGGAGAGGGAACCGGGGTCGAAGAGCTCCCTGTATTTCCCGCCATCGAGCCAGCCTTCATGAAGCGTGGCAACCTTTTCACCCATCGTGTTGAACACCTCAAGTGTGTAGTTGCCCGCCTCGGCGATCGAGAACTCGATCACTGTGGAAGCGTTGAACGGGTTCGGGTAGTTCCTCGCGAGTGAAAATCCCTGAATCGTGCCTTCATCTTTCACACTTACGGGGTTCCCCGAGTGAAGGGGTACATAGAAGAGTTTATTCGCCCTTGCTGTTATAAGTATGGTATCTCCCGAGATTTCTACTCCCATCGGCGAGGCTCCTACGGGTAGTCTGCTGTACCTCCAGGGCGTCGTGGGAGTAAGTGAAGTGTAGATCCCGCCGAGTGTGTCGATCACCACGCTTACCCCGTTCTTGGTGACCATATCCCTTATCGGTTTCCGGATCTCGAAGAGTTCAAAGCTCCATGTGTTGCCCATATCGGTGGTCGTCCGCCTCTCACCATTCTTGTTCAGAACCACTATCGTTCCATCGGGTGCGAATCCCGCTCTTCTGTACATTTCTGTCTGTGAGTGGGCAATATACCTGAAGGTCTGGCCCCCGTCAGAGGAGAGGGTGATATTACCAAAATCGCCAACCGCGGCTATTTTGTACACTCCATCGGTCGCGATATGCCTGAAATCACCCCAATTCGGTGCAAACCAGACATTCGACCAGGTGGCTACTCCGCCTGCCGCCTTGAAAATGCTTCCGTAATAGCCGGAGGCGAACAGCAGGTTTGGCGCGAGCGGGGCGATCGATGTTATCATGGTGCTGCCCAACGGGGCTTCTTTTCTTCCGAAGGTGTAACCCCTGTTGCTCGAGTACCCCAGAAAGTTTCCGTTTGTCAGGTAAAATGTCAGGTTGTTGTTCGCGTCGTAGTAAAACCGGTTTATTGGGTAAACCGTACCCGAAGCAACCGTCGTCCAGTTCCCCGGCAACTGATCGGTTCTTGCTATTACACCATAATTGTTCCCGACGATAAGCCTGCCGCCCGGCAGGATGATCGCGGCCGTAAGATCTCCCGTCAGTGGAGTGGTGTATAAGGATGCCTGCAGAGCCACTGTCGAAGACTTGAACGAGTACCACTGGTTAAAACTTCCCCAACCGTATTGGTTCTCGGCTCTTACCCGCCAAAAATAGAGTGCCGAATCCGCCGTCAGGTTCACATTGATCGATGTGGAATCCAGTCCGGTCCTGTCCTCAACAATATTTGAAGTGTCGCCAAGGGCGAGCTGAAAATGGTAATGCGTTATCGGTGCGATTGTCCAAGGCTCCTCCCATTTGAAGTTCAGATTGTGAAATTCGTAAGGCGATCCGTCAACAGGGTAATTGCGAATGACTGTGGTCGGGGCTGTATTGTCACTTCGCGAGAACTTCCAGTAAACACCGTCTGCACTCAGAAGATAAGTGCTGTTCCCACCTGCCGCGACTATCTGCCTCTTCACGATATTTGATCCCAGGTTGATATGCCTGAAATTTCGCTTGATTCCCAGATTGAAGAAAATATTCTGCGTCCCCGCGGTAAGAGCAATAACTCCACCCCTGTTCTGGTCCACATTTGCGGGATAACTCTCCATGTAGATCTTCTGCCCCGAAGCCCCGGCATCCCATGTGCCGAATCCCTCGTCACTTCTGTAGAACAATCCCTGCGAACCGGGATCGTATGTGAACATCCTGTCAGGGAAGTTCTGCAATTCCCAGGTAGCGCCACGGTCGGTTGTCACAAATGCCCTCCCTACAAGATCACTCGTCTTTTCGTATGTCGCGGCCCCGTTCGAGCCATCATAGAAATCCAGATCCTTATAGTACCCTCCCGTCAGCCCTGTATTCATCGGAATTACAGTCTGCCAGCCCGATGTGGTCATATAAAGTGAATCTTTCGTGCAGAAGAATATCGTGTCCCGTCCCGCGAATGACGCCCTTATTATCGAGCCCTTGAATGCAGAGGGAATGCTCTGCCAGCTGTTCCCGGCATCGTTCGACTCAAGTATCGCCCCTCCTTCACAGATGGCGATAAACTCCGACTCGCTTCTTCGCGCGAACCCCGTCACTAATGCCAACTGTGCCGGCACCGTCGTCTCCTGCCATGACTCTCCACCGTCGCTCGTTTTGAGTATCTGGTTCTTCGAAGTGGCGGCAAACCCCATCGCGTCGTTCACAAAATAAAGGCACGATGCATCAAGATTCCCCGGAAATTTGAACCGCTCAACCCGTATGTCCCGGAAACCGTACATGTGAAATACCATCAAGGCCGAGTGGCTGGGCTGGTAAGTTGAGGCCATCACCACCTTGTCATGGGTGGTAACCGCTATCTGATCAAGGTATTGCTCGTGATAATTTATTGGGATATACGAGGTTGAAGAGTCGGTTATCGAATATTTCACTATTCCCCTCGAAAAATAACTGTAGTCATTGTCGAGTGAGAATATCTCAGAGTCGCTCAGATATGCATATCCCCGCGCGATCGCGTTACCGGGTGAGGTCAATCGCTTTAATATCTGGCCGGTTTGCGAAATGGAGTAAACTACCCCGTTGTTGGTACCGATCACAAAACTTCCGGCTCCTCTGGCTATGTAAGTGTACTCGCCTATCGAAGTGGGGAGGTTTATCTTCTCCCAGGTAAAACCATTGTTTGTCGAGTAAACTATCGACTGAGGGTTGGGTGACTGTGGAACTTCTGTAACAAAGAGATATCCGTTGTTGTAGAATATATCAGGCTTTATCGTCCTGTGTTGCCAGGGGATCGTTATCCATGAAACTCCAAGGTCCGAGGATATCATTAGCTCGTTGTTAGTGGTCAGGTTTATTGCGTACTTGTGGTTGAAGAAAAAGCATTTGTTGATCCTCTCTCCGGACCAGAGTGAAGCCGCCAATGTCCAGGTCTCACCCGCGTTGAAACTGTGGTAGATATACTGACTGTCGCGGACCACTACCATCGAGTCCTTTCCCATTAAAAACATCTTCATTATGGCGGGGATCTGGGTTGAGAGACTTCCGTCCCTCCAAGTCTGACCTCCATCGGTGGTTATGCCGAAGTGGGGTGTGTTGGGTGAGTAGGATATCCCGTTAAGTGAATCAACGAACTGGATCCTGCGGGCTCCCTTCCCGTCATAAAAACTGAACGCGTTGGGGATCACTACTTCTGTTCTCTCTGCCTGAACAGGTTGTGCCTCAACTCTTACCATCATTAAAAAGATGGCTGCTATAAGTATAATCGCGGATCGCATTTTACTGTCTTTTCTATTTCTCATGCTGATTTAAATTTTGTCAAACAACTTATTTCAAAAGGATCATCTTTATTGCCCCCGAGTTTTTACCTGCCTCCAGCCGGAAAATGTAAACACCGGATGGTAGTCCGTTGGCGTTAAACTTGATCTCATGGGTTCCGGCACCTGTTTCACCTTCTACAAGTGTAGCCACCTCGCGACCGAGAAAGTCGTAAACCACACCCTTCGCGTAACCGGCAACAGGCAACACGAAACGGATAACCGTCTCAGGATTGAACGGGTTGGGGAAGTTCTGCGCAAGGGTGAACTCACCGGGTACGCCCGGTTCCTCCTCGACTGTCGTCAAAGCGGTGTCGGTAAGTTTGATTATGATATCACCGGAGGCAAACAAATATGCTGTGCCCTTGTCAGCCATTCTCATCAAGCCACCTGTGATCTGGAGCGGTAGTATTTTCGTGGTCCAATCCTTCCCATTCCGGGTAATACCGATCATTAAAGGATGGATATTCGTTTGTCCGTGGATCATCGATGCAAAACCGTTTAGATTGTCAATATAATCCATGGCGAGAATCCTCGGTACATATGAAGTGCTTCCCGTCCAGGACTCACCCTGATTGGCAGTGTAAAGATCGGAAGAGGAAGTGAAGCAAACCCCATCGTTCGGCGAAGAGAAGTGGAATCCCTTTGAATACCCGGAAGGATCGTAATATTTTTGCACCCAGGTCATTCCGCCGTCGGAGGTTTTGTAGATTGAAACACCCGTGGATCCGTGGATGAAACCGACATCCCTGTTTACAAAGTAAAGACCCTCGAGGTTTGAGGTGGCAGTTATCGCGTTCCTCGTCCATGTCGTACCCCCATCCGTGGTTTTAAGGATGAACTTGTTGCTACCCAAAACATATCCATACTGATCATCAACAAAGAAGAATTTCAGGAGATTATCGTTCGAGTTAAGGGGTGCCGCGACATCAAACCAGCTTTCGCCATAGTCAGTGGAACTCATTATCTTGTTCCTTGCATGCAGAAAACCTTTGGCACCCCTTTCAATGAATGTCATATCACTGATGCTGTAGTACGAATGATGCCAGGGGATCTCGCGCCATGTCCTGGCTCCGTCAGTGGTTTTTCGAATGAATTGCGTCCCTTCTTCACCGGCAAGAAAACCTGTGTCCCGCGAGGTGAAAAATGCAGATCTGAAGACATTGTCTTTCCTTTTTGACATCGTCATCCACGAACTGCCCCTGTCAGTCGACCTGAATATCTTTCCCTCATTCCCGGCGGCAATAATGTTGTTTTCACCGCAGCTAACTGCCTTTAAATATCCCATGTTCTTAAGCTCAGTCCAGTCCGCTCCGCTGTTCCAGCTCATCAGATTCAAAGAACCTGCAACAAACACATGTGAATCATCGAGGAATTCGACGCTAAAAAAATCTTTATAGTTGAATGCCAGAAAAACCCATGTTGCCCCCATATCAGTTGACCTTGCGGCAAATCCCTTTCCGACACAGATCAGCACACCTTGAGAATTCAGGTCGAAATCCAATACAGGGTAACCCGGCATACTGTAGATGGTATCCCAATTAACTCCATTGTTTGTACTCCGGAACAACTTCCCGACATACCCTGTTGCTGAAGTGGCGCAGAAAAGGGAATTACCGAACACTTTAAAGCCATAGATGAAGTTGTTGAAATGCTTGGGTGTCCAGCTCAACCCACCGTCAGTGGTTACATACAAGCGGTAGTCAGACCCCATGTACCCGTTGTTGGCATCCTTGAAGTAGATCGAGGTTATCAGTCTCTCCTGTGGCAGAGAGTAGAACAATTCCCACGATTCACCCCCGTTCGTCGATTTGTAGAGCTTGCATGAAGCATCAAACAACCACCCCTCGCTCTCGTTCAGGAAGTAGAGCCCTTTCAAGTCGTTCGTTGTGTTTATTATGCAATTCTGCCATGTCGTTCCCCCATCGGAAGTTTTCATGCACAGGCCCGAGTTTCCAACTATCAATACTGTGGAATCATTAAAGGTCCAGACATTATATATGTCAGCATATGTGGGGGAAGGGCTTAGCAACTCCCACTTCAACTGTGAGTGTGCTGTAAATATGAGCGTAAGTAGCAACAATAAAATCTTTTTCATG harbors:
- a CDS encoding T9SS type A sorting domain-containing protein; this translates as MRSAIILIAAIFLMMVRVEAQPVQAERTEVVIPNAFSFYDGKGARRIQFVDSLNGISYSPNTPHFGITTDGGQTWRDGSLSTQIPAIMKMFLMGKDSMVVVRDSQYIYHSFNAGETWTLAASLWSGERINKCFFFNHKYAINLTTNNELMISSDLGVSWITIPWQHRTIKPDIFYNNGYLFVTEVPQSPNPQSIVYSTNNGFTWEKINLPTSIGEYTYIARGAGSFVIGTNNGVVYSISQTGQILKRLTSPGNAIARGYAYLSDSEIFSLDNDYSYFSRGIVKYSITDSSTSYIPINYHEQYLDQIAVTTHDKVVMASTYQPSHSALMVFHMYGFRDIRVERFKFPGNLDASCLYFVNDAMGFAATSKNQILKTSDGGESWQETTVPAQLALVTGFARRSESEFIAICEGGAILESNDAGNSWQSIPSAFKGSIIRASFAGRDTIFFCTKDSLYMTTSGWQTVIPMNTGLTGGYYKDLDFYDGSNGAATYEKTSDLVGRAFVTTDRGATWELQNFPDRMFTYDPGSQGLFYRSDEGFGTWDAGASGQKIYMESYPANVDQNRGGVIALTAGTQNIFFNLGIKRNFRHINLGSNIVKRQIVAAGGNSTYLLSADGVYWKFSRSDNTAPTTVIRNYPVDGSPYEFHNLNFKWEEPWTIAPITHYHFQLALGDTSNIVEDRTGLDSTSINVNLTADSALYFWRVRAENQYGWGSFNQWYSFKSSTVALQASLYTTPLTGDLTAAIILPGGRLIVGNNYGVIARTDQLPGNWTTVASGTVYPINRFYYDANNNLTFYLTNGNFLGYSSNRGYTFGRKEAPLGSTMITSIAPLAPNLLFASGYYGSIFKAAGGVATWSNVWFAPNWGDFRHIATDGVYKIAAVGDFGNITLSSDGGQTFRYIAHSQTEMYRRAGFAPDGTIVVLNKNGERRTTTDMGNTWSFELFEIRKPIRDMVTKNGVSVVIDTLGGIYTSLTPTTPWRYSRLPVGASPMGVEISGDTILITARANKLFYVPLHSGNPVSVKDEGTIQGFSLARNYPNPFNASTVIEFSIAEAGNYTLEVFNTMGEKVATLHEGWLDGGKYRELFDPGSLSSGIYLYRLRGRGVALAHKMILMK
- a CDS encoding T9SS type A sorting domain-containing protein — its product is MKKILLLLLTLIFTAHSQLKWELLSPSPTYADIYNVWTFNDSTVLIVGNSGLCMKTSDGGTTWQNCIINTTNDLKGLYFLNESEGWLFDASCKLYKSTNGGESWELFYSLPQERLITSIYFKDANNGYMGSDYRLYVTTDGGLSWTPKHFNNFIYGFKVFGNSLFCATSATGYVGKLFRSTNNGVNWDTIYSMPGYPVLDFDLNSQGVLICVGKGFAARSTDMGATWVFLAFNYKDFFSVEFLDDSHVFVAGSLNLMSWNSGADWTELKNMGYLKAVSCGENNIIAAGNEGKIFRSTDRGSSWMTMSKRKDNVFRSAFFTSRDTGFLAGEEGTQFIRKTTDGARTWREIPWHHSYYSISDMTFIERGAKGFLHARNKIMSSTDYGESWFDVAAPLNSNDNLLKFFFVDDQYGYVLGSNKFILKTTDGGTTWTRNAITATSNLEGLYFVNRDVGFIHGSTGVSIYKTSDGGMTWVQKYYDPSGYSKGFHFSSPNDGVCFTSSSDLYTANQGESWTGSTSYVPRILAMDYIDNLNGFASMIHGQTNIHPLMIGITRNGKDWTTKILPLQITGGLMRMADKGTAYLFASGDIIIKLTDTALTTVEEEPGVPGEFTLAQNFPNPFNPETVIRFVLPVAGYAKGVVYDFLGREVATLVEGETGAGTHEIKFNANGLPSGVYIFRLEAGKNSGAIKMILLK